CGTTCCGAATCTATTATGTGACCCAGAACCTCCCGCAGACTCCATTTGCCCGGCGCATATCTCAGTTTGGATTTTTCTTCGTCAATGCTGGAAAGGAATGTAATTGTGGAATTCAACTGATCTTCAAGAACGTCTCTTATATCGCCTTCAGGTACACCGTTTACATATTTATGGTAGTATTCGGCATATTCGTTTTTTTCGGGGCGGTTCATTACTCCTCCTGTACGCAATATAAAAAAATGTAAATATCCTTTCCTTAAAAATTCTTTTATTATTTCAATAAAAGAAGTTTCAAGGTAGCCGTATTACTTCCGGTTTTAACCCGGCAAATGTAGAAGCCGGAACTCACACTTAAATTCATGTTGCTTTTTGCATTCCAGACAATATTATATGTTCCGGGTGGTTGATTGAATTCATTTTTAGACCAGATCTCTCTACCTAAAAGGTCATAAATAGTAATTGAAACGTCCGAACCAACCGGCAAACGGAATTGAATTGTTGTAGAAGGATTGAATGGATTAGGAAATGCGGCTATTCTGAATTCCGATGGAATAACCTGATCGTTCATGCCGGTTGTTACGTTTGAGGCTCCCGGCGTCGGAGTCATAAATCCCCACACTGATCCGCCGTCCGGGGCTCTGCCGTATGATATGTCCGTTGTCTGGCTGCCGAACGTGAGGGAATCGAGCCAGGTTGATCCGTCGCCCGATACAATTCCGATAAACTCGCCTCCCTTGGAGAGTTTGAAGTTTGTATGAATTCCGGGTTGATTATCGTTATGATTTTCATCGCACCAGATAAGAAGATGTTCGCCCGGGTTTATTACCAGATTCGGGGTCGTGAACCTCCACTTGGTTGGATTATCCTTTTTGTCCGTCATATACATCCCGGTCAATACAACCGGTTCGGATGTCGGATTGTATAATTCAACCCAGTCATCATTCTCACCGGCGGCGTCTTTTATTGTATTCGCGTTATCAGCCATAAATTCGTTTATCTTAATTCCATTAGAATTGGAACCGGAAGCCCGGACTTCCATAAACTCACTCCTCGGATATACAACACGATTGCCTTCATTATCGGTTACGTCGATTTTAAATCTCCCGAATCCGTTCTCGCCCAGAGGGGGAATTACACCGACCCATCTGTCGCTGTCGGCAACATTTTTTCCCGGCAGTGGTTTGAACGTCATATCATAATAGTATACTACAGTTAGTATTCCCGGATGAAATTCCACACGCATATTTGTAATTGAACCGTTATCGAAACCTGATGCATAAACATAAATTGAATCGTTCGGGCCGGGATTGGCCGGTGCAAAATCGATCTTATATATGAATGGATTTGCCGGAACGAAATTGATACGGGTTGTAATTGAATTACTCCGCAGCTGAATGAATTCTTTTAAACCGCGTTTAACATGGCGGTCGTTCATCGCATCGAACGAATTTGTAAAATCTGCCATTGTAAATCCGTAATCCTTTGTCCGGAACGTATCGGCAGCCGCATACTGGGTAGTAAGATTACGCAGCGAATCAATTCGGCCGGTTGTATTACCGGGATTTACTATATTCTTCGAAATGAAATCGATAAAATGCGAGTAGAGATTCCTATACTCTGGCACGTTCATTATTTTTGAGAATAATGGTCGCGTAGAAGTTGTATCAACCTGAGGAATTTTATAAGGTAAACTCACTGCCCAGTTTATTTCCCACCAACTGATTCCAAAAGTGTTGTCATAATCGTAAGGTATCCAGTTGAATTTCTTTTCAGAAGGCTCGTAATAAAGGTAATAGTTATTCATTAGCGACCAGTAGTCGTCCCAGCTTCCGATCATCAGGTTCATTGCCTGATACATCAGGAACTGTTCAACACGGAATATCGATTCAAGAGAATCGGGAAAAACATTCTGCGGTGTGTTGTTTATTATATTGATGAAGCGTGCCAGCTGTGTGTAATCGTTCTCTTCTTCATTGGATGTAAGCTCGTATGGCTGCCGGTCGCCGACAAAATATTTATACAAATCGGGATTACCTCCGCGGTAATTGAGGTCGGCAGGGTAGAGGCATTTCCATAAATTGCCGGAATCATCTTTGAAATTCTTTTTTAGAAATTCGTCGTCGACGTGTTCAACGGAGATATAAAGGCCCATGTACGAATTATTAATATAAACGGCTGCGTGCGCAGCCCTGCTGGAAATTACACCGGCCTGATTAAACAGATCCCAGCTCAACTTGGCTCTCGAAATTGAAGGATCGTTATGTTCACCGTTCAAATTCATTTTATCTACATCATAAAACTCTCTTCCGCTTACAAAATCGTTAAATGAGAGTTTGAGAGATTTCTTCCGGGCATCTCTCGAAGTATTACCCCGGATTCGAATGCCGACATCATTAATTGTCTCATCGATATATTTATTTTTAAAGTGAACCGTACATCTGTGGAGTGAATCGGATCTGGGATTGCTCATCATCCATGTATAATCAGCCGGATTCATTGTTATATTTATAATCGCAACCTCGGTATCATCATATAGCTGCCAGCTTCTGTCGTTGCTTTGACTGTTGATAAAAGAAAAAGAAAGAATAAAAATTGTTAGAAGATAGTATTTCATGCTGTAATTCATCAATGTTGGAAAATAATAAACGAAAGTAAGAAACTGAGCCGAATATTACTAACCGATTACAATTACCCTCACACAGCAAATCAATTAAATAATAATTGATTTTGTGGAAAATATTTCAAAAGTTGAAACAGAAAATAAGAAGGAGAAGCCATGACGTCCCGCCGCGAATTTTTAAATAAGTTTTTGCTTACCACCGGAGCCGCATTTGTGGTTCTTAAAACTGATGCAATTGCCAGAGCTGCGGAAGCTGTCGAAAAGTATGCAACCGACCTTACTCCGAAGGAGCTTGCCTCCGATGATGCGTTCTGGGGCCGGATTCAATCGGCGTTCGACGTGGATAGAACCTTAATCAATCTGAACAACGGCGGTGTTTCTCCTTCACCGAAAGTTGTAATCGATGCTTTCAAACGGTATACAGATTATTCCAACCAGGCACCCGCATACTTTATGTGGCGTCATGTTGAACCGCAGGTAGAAACTGTCCGCGAGAAACTTGCAATCGCTTTCGGTGCCGATAAAGAGGAAATAGCAATCACAAGAAATGCGAGCGAATCTTTACAGATTGTTCAACAGGGGATGAATCTTAAAGAAGGGGATGAAGTACTCACTACAACGCAGGATTATCCCCGTATGATTACAACTTATACACAGCTTGAAAGACGATGGGGAGTAAAACTTGTACAGGTTCCTTATCCGACACCTTTAATTAATAGAGAAGATTACGTTAATGCTTTTAAAAAGGGGATTACTTCCAAGACCAAAGCAATTCTTGTAAGCCATATCTGTTTTCTAACCGGGCAGATTCTTCCTATCCTCGAGGTAAGCAGGCTGGCACACCAGTACGGAATTCCCGTTATATGCGACGCGGCTCATTCCTTCAATCATATTCCGTATAAACTGAAAGACCTTGAGTGCGACTTTTTCGGCACATCCCTTCATAAGTGGACTTACGCTCCAGTCGGAACGGGTATGCTATATGTTAAAAAAGATTTGATTAAGACTATCTGGCCGCTGATGGCCGCTCCTAAGGAGATGGATGAGAATATCAGAAAATTTGAGGAAATAGGGACACACCCCGCAGCTACTCACAATGCAATAGGCGAAGCTCTCGCGTTTAATGAGGCAATCGGAATTGAGCGTAAAGCAGAAAGATTCAGATACCTTCATTCAAGATGGATCAACAGGGTAAAGGATTTCAGCAATGTGAAATTCAGACTTAATATTAACGATGCTTCCAGCTGGTGCGGACTGGTAAACTTTTATATTGACGGCGTTGATGTCGGTAAGCTTGTAGATTATCTCCTTGCTAAACACAGGATTTATGTTGTTCCCATCGTTCATCCTGAGTTCAAGGGAATTAGGGTTACCCCGAATGTTTATACTCTTGTATCGGAAATAGATCTCTTCGGAGATATTATTGTATCGGTTGCGAAAGGAGAGGTTAAAGAAGTAATGGAGACAAATTAGAACGAAGGGATCTATTTAATCCCTGTCGAACAGACTTTTAATGTAATATCCTTTACTGATCAGGAATGTTTTGTTCGATAAAAGAAATTCTTCGATAGCTTCGATTCCGATTACTTTTGTAATTCCTGTACGGAGTACCTGTTCTTTCTGAACGTAAACTTCACCTTTATACGGTATCATCGGATTGTATTCAAGTTCCTGGGTCTTTGTAATTGGATGAATTGTGTATTGATAGTCCGCAGGCACTGATTTTACGAGTCCGACCAATTCAAAGTTTGGTACGCCGTCGCGAATGGCAAGAACGACACCACCGCTCGAGCCGCGGTTGAATACGGCGTCTATGAGAAACGAGTTCTTTTCCCGTCCGGGACTGCTG
This Melioribacteraceae bacterium DNA region includes the following protein-coding sequences:
- a CDS encoding CotH kinase family protein, which encodes MKYYLLTIFILSFSFINSQSNDRSWQLYDDTEVAIINITMNPADYTWMMSNPRSDSLHRCTVHFKNKYIDETINDVGIRIRGNTSRDARKKSLKLSFNDFVSGREFYDVDKMNLNGEHNDPSISRAKLSWDLFNQAGVISSRAAHAAVYINNSYMGLYISVEHVDDEFLKKNFKDDSGNLWKCLYPADLNYRGGNPDLYKYFVGDRQPYELTSNEEENDYTQLARFINIINNTPQNVFPDSLESIFRVEQFLMYQAMNLMIGSWDDYWSLMNNYYLYYEPSEKKFNWIPYDYDNTFGISWWEINWAVSLPYKIPQVDTTSTRPLFSKIMNVPEYRNLYSHFIDFISKNIVNPGNTTGRIDSLRNLTTQYAAADTFRTKDYGFTMADFTNSFDAMNDRHVKRGLKEFIQLRSNSITTRINFVPANPFIYKIDFAPANPGPNDSIYVYASGFDNGSITNMRVEFHPGILTVVYYYDMTFKPLPGKNVADSDRWVGVIPPLGENGFGRFKIDVTDNEGNRVVYPRSEFMEVRASGSNSNGIKINEFMADNANTIKDAAGENDDWVELYNPTSEPVVLTGMYMTDKKDNPTKWRFTTPNLVINPGEHLLIWCDENHNDNQPGIHTNFKLSKGGEFIGIVSGDGSTWLDSLTFGSQTTDISYGRAPDGGSVWGFMTPTPGASNVTTGMNDQVIPSEFRIAAFPNPFNPSTTIQFRLPVGSDVSITIYDLLGREIWSKNEFNQPPGTYNIVWNAKSNMNLSVSSGFYICRVKTGSNTATLKLLLLK
- a CDS encoding aminotransferase class V-fold PLP-dependent enzyme, whose translation is MTSRREFLNKFLLTTGAAFVVLKTDAIARAAEAVEKYATDLTPKELASDDAFWGRIQSAFDVDRTLINLNNGGVSPSPKVVIDAFKRYTDYSNQAPAYFMWRHVEPQVETVREKLAIAFGADKEEIAITRNASESLQIVQQGMNLKEGDEVLTTTQDYPRMITTYTQLERRWGVKLVQVPYPTPLINREDYVNAFKKGITSKTKAILVSHICFLTGQILPILEVSRLAHQYGIPVICDAAHSFNHIPYKLKDLECDFFGTSLHKWTYAPVGTGMLYVKKDLIKTIWPLMAAPKEMDENIRKFEEIGTHPAATHNAIGEALAFNEAIGIERKAERFRYLHSRWINRVKDFSNVKFRLNINDASSWCGLVNFYIDGVDVGKLVDYLLAKHRIYVVPIVHPEFKGIRVTPNVYTLVSEIDLFGDIIVSVAKGEVKEVMETN